In Bos taurus isolate L1 Dominette 01449 registration number 42190680 breed Hereford chromosome 11, ARS-UCD2.0, whole genome shotgun sequence, one DNA window encodes the following:
- the TMSB10 gene encoding thymosin beta-10 yields MADKPDLGEINSFDKAKLKKTETQEKNTLPTKETIEQEKQAK; encoded by the exons ATGGCAGACAAGCCCGACTTGGGGGAAATCAACAGCTTCGATAAGGCCAAGCTGAAGAAGACTGAGACGCAGGAGAAGAACACCCTGCCGACCAAAGAGA CCATTGAGCAGGAGAAGCAAGCAAAGTGA